The following proteins come from a genomic window of Rhodoligotrophos sp. CJ14:
- a CDS encoding aminotransferase class III-fold pyridoxal phosphate-dependent enzyme: protein MQTLANSRDTALRHRAEAVIPGGMWGHMNAKTLGPAYPQFFARAEGCRLWDVDGREYVDLMCSWGPNVLGHHHPAVEEAAARQRSLGDAMNGPAEVLVDLAELLVATVAHADWAMLQKNGTDATTSCVTIARAGTGRRKVLVARGSYHGAVPWCTPSLAGVTAEDRAHLIHFDYNDVASLEAAIEQAGDDLAAVLITAFRHDLGRDQQLPLPTFAKRARELCTAADAALIIDDVRAGFRIDLGGSWEPLGVRPDLSAFSKAIANGYPLAAITGTDRFRQAATQVFVTGSFWYGAVAMSAAIATIETLRDTKAIAHMEAMGQMLREGLGRLAAKHGIGLRQTGPVQMPMVLFDNDPDFAKAQTFCAAALRAGAYFHPKHNMFLSAAHQPRDIEVVLAAADAGMAAVAQAA from the coding sequence ATGCAGACCCTCGCCAACTCCCGCGATACCGCCCTGCGTCACCGTGCCGAGGCCGTGATTCCCGGCGGCATGTGGGGACACATGAACGCCAAGACTTTGGGCCCCGCCTATCCGCAATTCTTCGCGCGAGCAGAGGGCTGCCGGCTGTGGGATGTCGACGGACGGGAATATGTGGACCTGATGTGCAGCTGGGGCCCCAATGTTCTCGGCCACCATCACCCGGCTGTGGAAGAGGCCGCCGCACGACAGCGGTCGCTTGGTGATGCGATGAACGGCCCGGCGGAGGTCCTGGTCGATCTGGCAGAATTGCTGGTCGCCACCGTGGCGCATGCCGATTGGGCAATGCTGCAGAAAAACGGAACAGATGCCACGACCTCCTGCGTGACCATCGCGCGGGCGGGGACCGGGCGGCGCAAGGTTCTGGTGGCGCGCGGCTCCTATCACGGTGCTGTGCCATGGTGCACGCCATCCCTGGCGGGCGTCACCGCCGAAGACCGCGCCCACCTCATTCACTTCGACTATAATGACGTGGCAAGCCTCGAGGCGGCGATCGAACAGGCCGGCGATGATCTTGCGGCTGTGCTCATCACGGCGTTCCGCCATGATCTCGGGCGCGACCAGCAGTTGCCGCTGCCCACCTTCGCCAAGCGGGCGCGTGAGCTGTGCACGGCCGCGGATGCAGCTCTCATCATCGATGATGTTCGCGCCGGCTTCCGTATCGATCTCGGCGGCAGCTGGGAACCGCTGGGCGTGCGCCCTGACCTCAGCGCGTTCAGCAAGGCGATTGCCAATGGCTATCCGCTTGCGGCGATCACCGGCACCGACCGTTTCCGCCAAGCGGCAACGCAGGTCTTCGTCACGGGCTCGTTCTGGTATGGCGCGGTGGCGATGTCGGCAGCGATCGCCACGATCGAGACATTGCGGGACACCAAGGCCATCGCCCATATGGAGGCGATGGGACAGATGCTGCGCGAGGGGCTTGGACGGCTCGCAGCAAAGCACGGTATAGGCCTGCGCCAGACCGGGCCTGTGCAGATGCCCATGGTGCTGTTCGACAACGATCCCGATTTCGCGAAAGCCCAGACATTTTGCGCGGCCGCGCTGCGGGCCGGCGCCTATTTTCACCCGAAGCACAATATGTTCCTCTCGGCCGCCCATCAGCCGCGCGACATAGAGGTCGTGTTGGCGGCGGCCGATGCAGGCATGGCAGCCGTCGCGCAAGCGGCCTGA
- a CDS encoding CaiB/BaiF CoA transferase family protein: MGPLTGFKVIEMAGIGPAPFCAMLLSDMGAEVVRIDRKSAADLGVDMPARYNVSGRGRRSVALDLKSPDAVAAVRKLAAQADALIEGFRPGVMERLGLGPEELLTVNPKLVYGRVTGWGQTGPLAKAAGHDLNYIALTGMLHAIGPAERPVPPLNLVGDFGGGAMYLAFGVVCALLEASRSGKGQVVDAAMVDGAASLGAPVYGMYGAGLWKDQRADNLLDSGAPWYDVYQTKDGKFVSVGAIEQRFYDLLLKTLGLEDDKYRDRGHDNWPVLREAFNSAFRSRTRDEWCAIMEGTDICFAPVMSLAEAPSHEHMAARGVFVEQDGVVQPAPAPRFSRTREAIQSPPPEPGQHTEEVLRDWGFTEQEIEALRG; encoded by the coding sequence ATGGGACCACTGACGGGATTTAAGGTAATCGAGATGGCGGGAATTGGTCCTGCACCGTTCTGCGCGATGCTCCTGTCCGATATGGGCGCCGAAGTTGTGCGGATTGATCGCAAGAGCGCGGCCGATCTCGGTGTCGACATGCCCGCCAGGTACAATGTCTCAGGCCGCGGCCGCCGCTCCGTCGCCCTGGATCTCAAATCACCCGATGCAGTTGCGGCCGTTAGAAAACTGGCCGCTCAGGCGGATGCGTTGATTGAAGGCTTCAGGCCTGGTGTTATGGAACGGCTCGGCCTCGGCCCCGAGGAGCTCCTCACCGTGAACCCTAAGCTCGTCTATGGCCGCGTCACCGGCTGGGGCCAGACTGGTCCTTTGGCAAAGGCCGCGGGCCATGATCTGAACTACATCGCCTTGACCGGCATGCTGCATGCCATTGGTCCTGCGGAACGGCCCGTTCCGCCGCTCAATCTTGTCGGTGACTTTGGCGGGGGCGCCATGTATCTCGCATTCGGCGTGGTTTGTGCCTTGCTCGAGGCGAGCCGCTCCGGCAAGGGCCAGGTCGTGGACGCTGCCATGGTGGATGGCGCGGCCTCGCTGGGTGCGCCAGTCTATGGCATGTATGGGGCCGGCCTGTGGAAGGATCAGCGTGCCGACAATCTGCTCGATTCCGGCGCGCCTTGGTACGATGTCTATCAGACCAAGGACGGAAAATTCGTGTCCGTTGGCGCCATCGAGCAGCGTTTCTATGACCTTCTCCTGAAGACGCTAGGCCTTGAGGACGACAAGTATCGGGATCGTGGCCATGACAACTGGCCGGTGCTGCGGGAGGCTTTCAACAGCGCGTTTCGCAGCCGCACTCGCGATGAGTGGTGCGCGATCATGGAAGGAACCGATATCTGTTTCGCGCCGGTGATGTCGCTGGCCGAGGCGCCCTCGCACGAGCACATGGCCGCCCGTGGTGTGTTCGTGGAGCAGGACGGTGTTGTTCAGCCAGCGCCTGCGCCACGTTTTAGCCGCACCCGCGAGGCGATCCAGTCACCGCCGCCCGAGCCGGGTCAGCATACGGAGGAGGTGTTGCGCGATTGGGGCTTCACCGAGCAGGAGATCGAGGCGCTGCGCGGCTGA
- the otnK gene encoding 3-oxo-tetronate kinase, whose product MTDQQHIHGPILGCIADDLTGGAELASMLIARGIPTGFTIGAGTPLAEGCHAYVIALKSRVIPAAEAVTHVVAAADRLLEQGCRQFFFKYCATFDSTPRGNIGPCAEALLDHLGADFTMFCPTLCEVGRTVYQGHMFAGAQLLSESPKRHDPLTPMTDSNLVRVLAAQSKRAVGLIAFQDVDRGPEAIRERIEALRRAGTPLAIVDAMRERDLEVIGEAAADLRLMTGNSSVAAHLPPAWRRRGWIGMPEMAPLPGVEGRAAVIAGSVAERTAVQLGEFARNHPTMMLDLRRAMEGEDLLAEALTFARSLAPNEPLGFGTAMAPDEIAKLQARYGVTAVAARAEAILSDIADHLVSELKVRRLIISGGETAGAVLKRLKITRLRIGAYEGPGISRAVTEDANPIALVLKSGKLGPVDMFIPVLDAMRRPTEITPLYDRWPPAQR is encoded by the coding sequence ATGACAGATCAGCAGCACATCCACGGCCCGATCCTGGGCTGCATCGCGGACGATCTGACCGGCGGGGCGGAACTCGCCTCCATGCTGATCGCCCGCGGTATTCCCACCGGGTTCACCATCGGCGCGGGGACCCCCTTGGCTGAGGGCTGCCACGCCTATGTGATTGCGCTCAAATCCCGTGTGATTCCGGCGGCCGAAGCGGTCACGCATGTGGTCGCTGCAGCGGACAGGCTACTTGAGCAGGGTTGTCGCCAATTCTTCTTCAAATATTGCGCGACCTTCGATTCGACGCCGCGCGGCAATATCGGCCCCTGCGCCGAAGCGCTGCTCGACCATCTGGGTGCGGATTTCACCATGTTCTGCCCGACCCTGTGCGAGGTGGGACGGACGGTCTATCAGGGGCATATGTTCGCCGGTGCCCAGCTTCTCTCGGAATCGCCCAAGCGGCATGATCCGCTGACGCCCATGACCGATAGCAATCTGGTGCGGGTGCTGGCGGCCCAGTCCAAGCGGGCGGTGGGACTTATAGCCTTCCAGGATGTCGATCGCGGGCCTGAGGCGATTCGCGAGCGGATCGAGGCGTTGCGGCGCGCAGGCACACCGCTGGCCATTGTCGATGCAATGCGGGAGCGGGATCTGGAGGTGATCGGCGAGGCTGCAGCGGACCTGCGGCTGATGACCGGGAACTCCTCCGTTGCTGCGCATCTGCCGCCGGCCTGGCGGCGGCGCGGGTGGATTGGCATGCCGGAGATGGCTCCGCTGCCGGGGGTGGAAGGGCGCGCGGCGGTGATTGCCGGCAGCGTAGCCGAGCGCACTGCCGTGCAGCTTGGTGAGTTCGCGCGCAATCATCCCACCATGATGCTCGATCTGCGCCGGGCCATGGAGGGTGAGGATCTCTTGGCGGAGGCTTTAACCTTCGCGCGATCCTTGGCCCCGAACGAGCCCTTGGGCTTCGGGACAGCAATGGCCCCCGACGAAATTGCCAAGCTGCAGGCTCGCTATGGGGTTACCGCAGTGGCTGCGCGTGCCGAGGCCATTCTCTCGGACATCGCGGATCATCTCGTGAGCGAGCTCAAGGTGCGGCGGCTCATCATCTCGGGCGGCGAGACGGCCGGTGCCGTGCTCAAAAGGCTGAAGATCACGCGGCTGCGCATCGGCGCCTATGAAGGTCCCGGCATCTCCCGGGCCGTGACGGAAGATGCCAATCCCATCGCGCTGGTGCTCAAATCGGGCAAGCTTGGCCCGGTCGACATGTTCATCCCGGTGCTGGATGCCATGCGCCGCCCCACCGAGATCACTCCGCTTTATGACAGATGGCCGCCGGCGCAGCGCTGA
- a CDS encoding ABC transporter substrate-binding protein, translated as MKRTRSLFLAGLVALALTGPLPAAAQSDQPLVIARNMDLNSLDPHRAFCDTCQIYNSSVYETLVTLDANNKIVPLLAESWKASADQSEFTFTLDADAKFSDGSPVEAKDVKWSWERLKNLKGSAAFLMGNVAAIETPDARTVVVKMTAPNSEFINIASAPYTAIVNSDVAMANGAKADADAATTDTAEAWFLQNSAGSAPFVLEKYDPNAELRLKRNDGYWGTKPAVSGIVFRQVKDAVAQAQMLESGAADIAMQIDPDTAKTLQNPEVTVKTVPSYNFIYLALSPGAKANKVPLTKDVREAFEYALDRKGIIEFTIGNEGQVITTPIPIGFPGGSGYPEPEYNPEKAKELLAKAGHPDGISLEAVFPNLNAYGIDLSLLMQKVQQDLDKIGVKIELKPVQFSTWRERINSEGIPLTAVFYAPDYYGTAQYVEYFGMTEGSPWARRAGIKDPKDFNPKEAELYKKALASSGEEAAKIWHEIGLEMIKDRVIFPIVSPNLILAHRKDVKGVRYSACCNLPLAELSR; from the coding sequence ATGAAAAGGACACGAAGTCTATTTCTTGCAGGGCTGGTGGCGCTTGCCTTGACGGGGCCATTGCCGGCGGCAGCGCAAAGCGATCAGCCGCTCGTCATCGCGCGGAACATGGATCTCAATTCGCTCGATCCGCATCGCGCGTTCTGCGACACCTGCCAGATCTACAATTCGAGCGTTTACGAGACACTGGTGACGCTCGATGCGAACAACAAGATCGTACCCTTGCTGGCCGAATCCTGGAAGGCAAGCGCCGATCAGAGTGAGTTCACCTTCACGCTTGATGCGGACGCCAAGTTCTCCGACGGCTCGCCCGTCGAGGCCAAAGACGTCAAATGGTCATGGGAGCGGTTGAAGAACCTGAAAGGCAGCGCCGCCTTCCTCATGGGCAATGTCGCAGCCATCGAGACGCCGGACGCGCGGACCGTCGTGGTCAAGATGACGGCGCCAAATTCCGAATTCATCAATATCGCGTCTGCTCCCTATACGGCGATCGTGAATAGCGATGTCGCCATGGCGAATGGCGCGAAGGCGGATGCGGATGCAGCCACGACCGATACAGCCGAAGCCTGGTTTCTGCAGAATTCAGCCGGCAGCGCACCGTTCGTTCTTGAGAAATACGATCCCAATGCCGAGCTGCGCCTCAAACGAAATGATGGTTACTGGGGCACCAAGCCGGCCGTGAGCGGCATCGTCTTCCGCCAGGTGAAGGATGCCGTGGCGCAGGCACAGATGCTGGAAAGCGGTGCGGCCGACATTGCCATGCAGATCGACCCTGATACGGCCAAGACCCTGCAGAATCCTGAGGTCACCGTGAAGACAGTGCCCTCCTACAACTTCATCTATCTCGCGCTTTCACCCGGTGCGAAGGCCAACAAGGTGCCGCTCACGAAGGATGTTCGTGAGGCCTTTGAGTATGCACTGGACCGCAAGGGCATCATCGAGTTCACGATCGGCAATGAGGGCCAGGTGATCACCACCCCGATACCGATCGGCTTTCCCGGCGGCAGCGGCTATCCCGAGCCTGAGTACAATCCGGAAAAGGCAAAGGAGCTGCTGGCCAAGGCAGGTCACCCGGATGGCATCAGCCTGGAAGCGGTGTTCCCGAACCTGAATGCCTATGGCATCGATCTGTCGCTCCTGATGCAAAAGGTGCAGCAGGACCTGGATAAGATCGGCGTCAAGATCGAGCTGAAGCCGGTGCAATTCTCGACCTGGCGCGAGCGGATCAACAGCGAGGGCATCCCACTGACGGCCGTCTTCTATGCGCCCGATTATTACGGCACGGCGCAATATGTCGAATATTTCGGCATGACCGAAGGCAGCCCATGGGCACGGCGCGCCGGGATCAAGGATCCTAAGGATTTCAACCCCAAGGAAGCGGAGCTCTACAAGAAGGCCCTGGCCTCAAGCGGGGAGGAAGCTGCCAAGATCTGGCATGAGATCGGCCTCGAGATGATCAAGGACAGGGTCATCTTCCCGATCGTCAGCCCGAATCTCATCCTGGCTCATCGCAAGGACGTCAAGGGAGTGCGCTATAGTGCGTGCTGCAACTTGCCGCTTGCCGAGCTGAGCCGCTGA
- a CDS encoding dehydrogenase E1 component subunit alpha/beta gives MVRRRPIITDTPWYRLDIGLSDWAAESQQDLLRWYQQMLLIRRFEEKVLDLANAGLVHGPAHASIGQEAGAVGAMSVLSTQDRINGTHRAHHQVLAKLINAQTPQDFAPLAQDFTPSMIGTVEGLMAEIMGLKTGYCGGRGGSMHMRHDASGIPGTSAIIGGNLPHAAGYALADKLLGTGRISVSFFGDGTLMAGVSHEAMNIAALYDLPVIFFLENNFYAVSTHLREQTRETRLTSRGPMFGFPGIEVDGMDMIAVRRAMQEAREIITAKGGPVLIEAICYRFLHQSGSRPGSEFGYRSREEEQEWRARDPLAITASRLSELGMATADQMALLDERARAAVEEAAARLTEPVPNGNGLRIPERLWPDPAEIDEHIRGDLSELKGQRFREIENFAAHELTPTKYISAASQAIARAMERDPRIVIMGEDVHRLRGGVSGATKGALERWPERVLAMPIAENGFVGIALGAALCGLRPIVEIMFGDFCLVAADQLFNGVAKVRHMFGGGFPVPLVVRVRVSPHTGYGSQHSGDPSGLFALFPGWRIVAPSTPFDYVGLMNSALLCDDPVVVIEHVALFQSEGSIPTDDLDYCIRFGSARLARKGKACTLLTAASMVETTLDVVQTTGIDAEVIDLRTLDPTGLDWSVIEASVKRTNRVAIVEQVARGLSLGGRLTQEIQRRLFDHLDHEVLHVTGSLAAPVVSAPLNKTALGGPERIRDVLVQLAEPRWAETRVVA, from the coding sequence ATGGTAAGGCGGCGGCCGATCATCACCGATACGCCTTGGTACCGGCTTGACATCGGTCTTAGCGACTGGGCCGCTGAGAGCCAGCAGGACCTGCTGCGCTGGTACCAACAGATGCTGCTCATTCGCCGCTTTGAGGAGAAGGTCCTCGATCTGGCCAATGCCGGACTGGTGCACGGCCCTGCCCATGCCAGCATCGGCCAGGAAGCAGGGGCCGTCGGCGCCATGTCGGTGCTCAGCACGCAGGACCGCATCAACGGCACGCACCGTGCTCATCACCAGGTGCTCGCCAAGCTCATCAACGCGCAGACGCCGCAAGATTTCGCTCCGCTCGCCCAGGATTTCACGCCGAGCATGATCGGCACCGTGGAAGGGCTCATGGCCGAAATCATGGGGCTCAAGACCGGATATTGTGGAGGTCGGGGCGGGTCGATGCACATGCGCCACGACGCCTCCGGCATTCCCGGCACCAGCGCAATCATCGGGGGCAATCTTCCCCATGCAGCAGGCTATGCGCTGGCGGACAAGTTGCTGGGGACCGGGCGCATTTCCGTGAGCTTCTTTGGCGATGGCACCCTCATGGCGGGGGTATCGCACGAGGCGATGAATATCGCGGCCCTCTATGACCTGCCCGTCATCTTCTTCCTGGAGAATAATTTCTACGCCGTCTCGACCCACTTGCGGGAGCAGACCCGCGAGACACGGCTGACCTCACGTGGTCCCATGTTCGGGTTTCCCGGCATCGAGGTCGACGGAATGGATATGATTGCCGTCCGGCGTGCGATGCAGGAGGCGCGAGAGATCATCACGGCGAAAGGCGGGCCGGTGCTGATCGAGGCGATCTGCTATCGCTTCCTGCACCAGAGCGGCAGCAGGCCCGGGAGTGAGTTTGGCTATCGCAGCCGCGAGGAAGAGCAGGAATGGCGGGCGCGCGATCCCTTGGCAATCACCGCTTCGCGACTGTCCGAGCTGGGCATGGCGACGGCAGATCAGATGGCGCTGCTGGATGAGCGGGCCAGGGCGGCGGTCGAGGAGGCCGCGGCACGGCTGACGGAACCGGTCCCGAATGGCAATGGCCTGCGCATTCCCGAGCGGCTATGGCCTGATCCCGCCGAGATCGACGAGCATATCCGGGGTGATCTCTCCGAGCTCAAAGGGCAAAGATTTCGAGAGATAGAAAACTTCGCCGCCCATGAGCTGACCCCGACGAAATATATTTCCGCGGCCTCACAGGCCATTGCCCGTGCGATGGAACGCGATCCGCGGATCGTCATCATGGGCGAAGACGTGCATCGATTGCGTGGGGGCGTCAGCGGTGCCACGAAAGGCGCGCTCGAGCGCTGGCCGGAGCGCGTGCTCGCCATGCCGATCGCCGAGAACGGCTTCGTCGGCATCGCCCTCGGCGCGGCGTTGTGTGGCTTGCGGCCGATTGTCGAGATCATGTTTGGCGATTTCTGCCTGGTCGCGGCAGATCAGCTGTTCAATGGCGTCGCCAAGGTCCGGCATATGTTCGGCGGCGGCTTTCCGGTGCCCCTGGTGGTTCGGGTGCGGGTGTCGCCCCATACGGGCTATGGCTCGCAGCATTCCGGCGATCCCTCCGGGCTGTTCGCATTGTTTCCGGGATGGCGGATCGTGGCGCCCTCCACGCCCTTCGATTATGTGGGGCTGATGAACTCGGCCTTGCTGTGCGACGACCCGGTGGTGGTGATCGAACACGTGGCGCTGTTTCAAAGCGAAGGATCCATTCCCACCGATGATCTCGACTATTGCATCCGGTTTGGCAGTGCCCGGCTGGCTCGCAAAGGCAAGGCTTGCACCCTGCTCACGGCGGCAAGCATGGTCGAGACGACGCTCGACGTGGTACAGACCACCGGAATTGACGCCGAGGTCATCGATTTGCGCACGCTGGATCCAACCGGCCTTGATTGGAGCGTGATCGAGGCCTCGGTCAAGCGGACCAATCGGGTCGCCATTGTGGAACAGGTGGCGCGAGGCCTTTCGCTGGGCGGCCGGCTTACACAGGAGATCCAGCGGCGGCTGTTCGATCATCTGGACCACGAAGTGCTGCATGTGACGGGCAGCCTTGCCGCCCCGGTGGTCTCGGCGCCGCTCAACAAGACGGCGCTCGGCGGGCCTGAGAGAATCAGGGACGTTCTCGTGCAGTTAGCAGAGCCGCGCTGGGCAGAAACCCGGGTGGTGGCATGA
- a CDS encoding enoyl-CoA hydratase-related protein: MSYQDLEYEKAAGIVTIWLNRPEKLNAARKETHDELLAALSRADEDDDVRVVVVSGRGRAFCAGTDLSGGFSLPSGGDPATGEGVPADLGGRVTLRLFDMRKPVIGAINGVAVGFGATFLLPMDVRFASSEARFGFVFSRRGIVAESCSSWFLPRLVGIPTALDWMITGRLILAEEALKAGLVQKVLPPDHLLAEAMTLAQDIVKQTAPVSVAVNRQLLWKMMGADHPRIAHALESRALSATLAHPDSAEGARSFAEKRPAEFRGRISEAAFIDGWWAKS; this comes from the coding sequence GTGAGCTATCAGGATCTCGAGTATGAGAAGGCCGCAGGTATCGTCACGATCTGGCTGAACCGGCCGGAGAAGCTGAACGCGGCGCGGAAGGAGACCCATGACGAGCTGCTGGCGGCGCTGTCGCGGGCCGATGAGGATGATGACGTCCGGGTGGTGGTCGTCAGCGGGCGCGGCAGAGCCTTTTGCGCTGGCACCGACCTGAGCGGCGGCTTCAGCCTGCCATCGGGCGGTGATCCGGCCACAGGCGAGGGCGTGCCGGCCGACCTCGGCGGACGGGTCACCCTGAGGCTCTTCGATATGCGCAAGCCGGTGATCGGTGCGATCAACGGTGTCGCGGTGGGGTTTGGTGCGACCTTCCTTCTGCCCATGGACGTCCGCTTTGCCAGCAGCGAGGCGCGGTTCGGCTTCGTGTTCTCCCGTCGGGGGATCGTCGCAGAATCCTGCTCGAGCTGGTTCCTGCCGCGCCTCGTCGGCATCCCGACGGCGCTCGACTGGATGATCACCGGACGGCTCATATTGGCCGAGGAGGCACTGAAAGCCGGGCTGGTGCAAAAGGTGTTGCCACCCGATCATCTGCTGGCTGAGGCGATGACCCTGGCGCAGGACATTGTCAAGCAAACGGCGCCAGTCTCGGTTGCCGTGAACCGACAGCTCCTCTGGAAGATGATGGGCGCAGACCATCCCCGCATCGCCCATGCGCTGGAATCACGCGCGCTGTCAGCAACATTAGCGCATCCGGATTCCGCTGAGGGAGCGCGCTCATTCGCGGAAAAGCGCCCGGCAGAATTCCGCGGACGCATCAGCGAGGCCGCGTTCATAGACGGCTGGTGGGCCAAATCCTGA
- a CDS encoding GntR family transcriptional regulator: protein MSDAGDDFAVGRVLRDNLTERVYRELRSALMEGRFWPGHRFKIRELAASLGVSETPVREALMQLVREKGLIMEAARSITVAGLTLSQYLELRDIRLMLEGMAAEAATVRITDEEIAELAALHEQLIEAERSGRWFDAVKANWAFHYGLYKVASRPELLAIIEGIWLRNGPLVNYQYPNARPTYPGRHRHLDILDALRARDAVAVRQHIQNDMLEGGRLLVQLLRQLEAGEITREELHRDAHSVGSGARRSKAAG from the coding sequence ATGAGCGATGCTGGGGATGATTTCGCCGTCGGGCGTGTGCTCCGCGACAACCTGACTGAGCGGGTATACCGTGAGCTGCGCTCCGCCTTGATGGAGGGCCGTTTCTGGCCCGGGCATCGCTTCAAGATCCGCGAGCTGGCCGCCAGTCTCGGTGTCTCCGAGACGCCGGTGCGTGAGGCCTTGATGCAGCTGGTCCGCGAAAAGGGCCTCATCATGGAGGCTGCGCGCTCGATCACCGTCGCGGGGCTGACGCTCTCGCAATATCTCGAGCTCCGTGACATCCGTCTGATGCTGGAGGGGATGGCTGCGGAGGCGGCCACGGTCCGCATAACTGACGAGGAGATCGCCGAGCTTGCCGCCCTTCACGAGCAACTGATCGAGGCGGAGCGATCGGGGCGCTGGTTCGATGCGGTGAAAGCGAACTGGGCGTTTCACTATGGTCTCTACAAGGTGGCGAGCCGGCCTGAGCTTCTGGCCATCATCGAGGGTATCTGGCTGCGGAACGGGCCGCTCGTGAATTACCAATATCCGAATGCCCGGCCAACCTATCCCGGCCGCCATCGGCATCTCGACATACTCGATGCCCTTCGTGCGCGGGATGCGGTCGCCGTCAGGCAGCATATCCAGAACGATATGCTGGAGGGCGGGCGGCTGCTGGTGCAATTGCTCAGACAGCTTGAAGCCGGCGAGATCACCCGCGAGGAGCTGCATCGGGATGCTCATTCCGTGGGCAGCGGAGCGCGCCGGTCGAAAGCGGCCGGCTGA